GTGGTGCAGTTAACATATTATGTGAGATACGACAATTTTAGGCGGGAAAGTTCTGACAGACAGTAATCTTTGAAATTGACGTGAAAAAgtttaaagatttgtttgtCAATTTTTTCGAGTTCTCGAGCAGGTGTTtttcagttaatttttttttgtaaagcatGGTTTAGACCAGAATACTCTAGTTTTATCACAAGGAAcgattaaaatgtttatagagGACATCAGGAATGACTTCTACAACGTTCTTTTGGGAAACGTAcgtagttttgttttaaactatAGTTATCGTTACAGTTATTACCAATAactgtaacaataaatttaacggTTTCATTCTAAaagtaagtttattaatttcagcGAGTGCTGCTACTAGTTCACTACGACGTAGATGCGGTATGTGCTTGTAAGATTCTACAGGATTTATTCAAATGTGACAACATCTCGTACACGCTAGTCCCAGTTGGTGGCATTTCGGAGTTGAAGAGTGCTTACGATGAAAACAATGAGGAAGTGAAGTACGTCGTGCTAGTGAACTGCGGCGGGACCGTAGACTTGGTGGACATCTTGCAGCCAGAGGAGCATGTTGTGTTCTTTGTGTTGGACTCACATAAGCCAACCGATATCTGTAATGTGTATAGCGATGGCCAGGTAAGTCTTTTCCAGTCTATAACAAGGCCAGACACACAAATAAACAATTGATAATACAAGCTGTTCTCTTACACAatgttaatttatacaaattatatgtCAAGCTTGTTGGCCCGGCTAGGATTGTAGGCAATGTGTACCAAGATACTTTTAATGATTCCCAGATTAGCCAAAGTTTGATTGGTTTTTCTGGTTCCCATATTTAGGTAGCAACTCTTAGTTACTGTCCACCACTAATAGTGCATGGTCTGCCGTTAGTACAATTGTTTATAAGTACAGATTGTACTAACAATGGTTAATTTGGTGATTCTTAGAATCTAAATCTAAGAACCTGTCTTATGAGGCCTTTGCCCTGTAATGAGACATTCAAAGGCATAACAAAAGGGAAAGCAAAATATTGCAAATCATATTatcaaagtgaaatatttctttattcaaataggcacgtagatggcacttttgatgcgttgattatatacaaagtgtgtgttaggcatgcaggtttcctaacaataTTTCCATTCACTGTTTTAGCAGCAAGCAatatttgattgcttaattTAAACCTGTAATACTTGATTAgatgaattttatttcattgtgcAAATCATTAACTTAGTATTCATGAATGCAGAGAATTTTGTAAACAAGGGAAGTTTtaactgatatttttattatttgttgaagAATTAAGACAGGAATctgtgattttttattttaaacataacattatgtactgtagGGTGGCATTGTAGACTATTAGAATACATGCATCCTTAAATTTTTCAGGTGAGACTGGTGTACAAGGATGAAGAGGAAAACATTCCTAACTTTGATGACATCTTCAGAGatgatgaggaagatgaagtgAGTATACACATGAAAtcaaacttcatcatcatcatattaacccattacccaTGGCGCATTACAGGGCACAGTTGCCCCCTCAAATGAGAAgtgggttaaggctgtagtccaccatgctggcccagtgcggatgtgtggactacacacacctttaagaaaattatgaaaaagaaCTCTTgggcctgcaggtttcctcacaatgtttattcttcaccgtggaagcaagtgatatttgaattgctaaaAATGCACACCAATTCAAAAAGATAGAGGTCTGTGCTGGGATTAAAACTCGGCCCTCTGAaattgaagtcaaagtcctacccactgaggaATCGCCACTTCACTTTTTCTGATAATTaatgatacaaaatatttaaattttatttggaagatctgtgtggtgtggtgtACAAACATTGTGGAAATTGTACATTTAACTAGTTTTTACCAGTTGCCGCTTTAAGCTATCAAAACCAACCAGGACTTCCAGGCCTACACTCTGTTGCAGAACTCCGAGGAATCGGAGGCCCGGCACGGTCTGGAGGCGGTGGTGGAGCGGCGCCGCGCGCGCAAGGCGTGGGAGGAGCGGCGCCATACCCTCATGTTCAACTACACGCAGTTTTCCTACCACGGGAAACCTGTATGACAATATTCTTAATACATATTGTGCTAAGTGAATACAGATTGCAccatttacatttacatttccaccttgttgggggttgccattccaacaTCTTCAGACCCCAATGTCCATTCAAACTCTGAAtgttctacagatctcctcatttctgatttgataacaTAGAGAGTctctgagcatagctctctccatcgcccgctgagtgactctgaggcTGTTAGTTAGCGACCATATTTTGGAACCAAAAGTTATCACTAGCACTATTTGAAGATTTTGGTCTTCAGTAACTGGACCAAGAAAACGTAATGTGTGAATTAAATTGTAGTTTAGTGTCGCCAATTAAAGAACAGACGTTCATAATAGACTTATGCCTGTTTACATTAACGATGGAAACAGCAAagcctaagtaaataatgcctAAGCAAAAAAAGATTTCTAGGCATACACTATTTCTCTCACGATtctcactaggcaactcataaaataatttaacttatgtatggttcttatttatttttatttacactctttatttgcacacaaataaaaatactgaagaagaataaaaaaaacacagaccgaagaagtatacaaagggcggccttatcgctttgtatagcgatctcttccaggcaaccttaggataaggaaaacaaaaggataacatactgcaggttatgtatattaaaaaaaaaatcattctaataactacatactaatacttaaactagataacacaaataaaataatacataatataataaatattaaaaaaaaaataataaactaatatatactatttatttaagagacaatcaacaggtttcaacaacaactcttaaaaactaaacaaaaaatgaaaaaacatataaatgtaatattgtagacccacttcaCAACTTgtgaatacaaaactatattgtcagttagaaggagaaaaaactaTTAAGAGAGACAcgagagtacttataagctgtaagatccatcaggctgtgacataaacttgacgaatctagcaccgcaaacaaaaacatacatttagaataaattaaaaaaaacaaatacttaaattatataaaataatattaaaaatgttgacaatatatactatagaactagctaaactaatacaaaaaagagcaaaggaaaaaaaaaaactaagtttaaacagtaccacagTATCATGAATACCATGCCACatggtttggttttttttactaatcatAAATCGAtacgaaaatataataataccacacttattatatttacattacataGGATTTCCTTACGGTAATTACGGTACTTTCCTatggtaattttggacttaccaatgcataagtttaaagaatgtgttaaaacacatttattacagtgaggttattatacaattgatgaatttcttaatgacaaggttgcttggaagcatccggctccgctatcatctctcacaagatagaaaaaggaattttgaaatgtaaaatgtaaattgttaatgttggaaaagagcaactgctgagtttcttgccggcttcttctcggtagaatctgccttccgaaccggtggtagagtcactcaacacagacagacttgacgtttcaaaagtgcttatattaggcctacttgaaataaatgaattttgactttttttttcttttttacatttttctctaggaatcattTAAATTACTAGGCATCCGACTAAAGCGATTCCTAGGTATAGTGTGACCGGCCCTAACTCCCGCAGAGCGCGTGCGTGGCGCTGGAGCTAGCGGCGCGCGCGTCCCGCTGCACCGCGGCGGCGCTGTGGGCGGCGGCCGTGGCCACGGCGGCGCACGCGGCCTTGCACTGCCGCTCGCCCGCGCGCTGCCTGCTGGACGCAGAGCCGCTGCACCGCTACGTGGCCGCGGCGCAGCGCAACACGCCAGACGACGACGCGCACCAGGTATGCGCCCTCTAACCAATCAAATTCTATTTCACTTTTCAACATGGTTGCTAAATCCCCTTTGTTGTGTTCTAAAAAGTAGGACCGAGCAGATGGTCTATTTGAGAGAAACCATCGTTTAATAAGGCAAGGCAGGGCATAGACAGAACACGACTTGCCGCCTTATGTATATCAACCTGAAACGTAGCCTCAGGTGGCTGCGATTACACCGCAACCGCGCCCTAAAGATTAGAACACAGCAACAGTGGTTGAAAACGTAGAACggaactgcaacgtttcctactagatgacgctacagtcgccataagactgatgtaaaaaggcatataccaATTTCGGGATTAAAAAACTGGAAaaaacgctcaggccgcgattgccagagtttCGAAAATTTGACTGTGCTTTTGAGTATAGCAGCCGCTACCGCTAGTGTAACGGGGCGGGTGTCGCCGCAGGGCGCGCGCGTGGTGGTGCAGAAGGACGCGTGGCTGCCGCTGTACCGCTGGTGGTCGCTGGAGGCCGCCATCAGCCACGCGGCCGCGCTGGCGCCGCACCTGCGCCTGCACGCGCGCTCGGGCGCCGCGCGCCTGCGCCAGCTGCTGGCCGACATGGGGTGAGcacggcggcgcggcggcgcgcgAGCCCGCGGTGACTACGCGGTGACAGCCCGGCACGTTGCAGCTTCCCGCTGCAGCAGGCGCGGCAGGCCTACGGCGCCATGGACGTGGAGCTGCGGCGCGCGCTGCTGCCGGCGCTGGAGGCGGCCGCGCCGCGCCTGCGCCTGCCCGCGCCCACGCGCGCCGCCTTCCTGCTGCGCCGCGCGCACGCGCCCGCGCTGGCCGCGCTCGACGCCGTGTACGCGCTCATGGGCCTCATCGAGAACGTGAGTGCTCTCCTGTGACGCCGGCAAACAATGAGACGGAAATATACATCCCTTCCCATTTCAGTtcccaaggaaaccgaataatctctagataaagaaacaaacacgtaaatgtataaataaataaataaatatactacgacaatacacacatcgccatcgagccccaaagtaagcgtagcttgtgttatgggtactaagacagctgatgaatatttttatgaatatgatacacataaatacttataatatacaaataaacacctagacactgaaaaacaatcgtgttcatcacacaaacattttccagttgtgggaatcgaacccacggcctacgactcagaaagcagggtcgctgcccactgcgccactcggccgtcaagggTATAGGACAGAGGGAGACAGAAAacattctagttaccatggaaactaaataataaaccttgcatttatcctaatagttcggatactctacatccacctcgaTCTCTCTCACAGGATTTTAGGGGGCTAGACAGAACAAATTAAGACCAAAAGTTTTAACGACACTTTTTGCTATAGTTGTAGTCAGTGGCGTACATATAgagtatgcacaaggtatgcagatggtataaaataaacaaaaaggctttttacaactcttacaatgccgaTCCTAAAGTTTATACCATATGCCtacttagtgcataccctgtatgcacgccacggGTTGTAGTGAGCCGTGCGGCGTGCGCGTGTTTCTCtgtctctctctttctctcatAGAAAGCAAGCCAGTTTTTTTCGTTTCGTCTTTCTATTTCGCATTGACCAGTGTGGTGTCGCGACGATTATTTTTGTTGAGTGTATACACGTtttttgtacataaaataaacattttagatAAACTTCCACTCATTTTGGCCAGTGATTTTAACTTCAGAAATGAAAAACCAGACGAATTTGATTTAGGAACAAACcaacaacaaaatattataatactaccATAAAAGCAGTTTTTTTCAAGACATTTAGATAAAATGGAATCCCAAACATATGTTTCCTACTTCAGTTACCACAagccaattattactaaaattgagcctttattattataatttaaaaaaaatatatattatccaTCCAGGTGTCCCTTGACACCTCAAAAGTTTTTTTGAGGTttaaaaggtttatattaacagaaATAATTAACTGTAAATAGCTGAACATtgactatgtgactcattccaaaaataAGAGCAAGTTTTAATGCATCTACTGCTGGTTGtccattattaataaataaataattaaaactctGGTTGGATGTCGGATTTCAGCAGCGTGTGCAAAGAAGTCTAATAGTAGGACAGCTTTTTTCCTTTACTTTTCATCCTTACCGCAGCATGCAACGATGCTGCTTtggggcagaaataagcatggcagatTTCCCGGATGAGCTCTTATCACTAAAATTTTCACTACTCAACATGTACAATATACAACTATAACCGAATAACGAATTACTGTTGCATAAGTTAATTTggtaaggaatcaccctgtaaaaatatgaaatcaaaagaaccatatttaattttccataaaaactaattcaaaacattctaagtgacaaccctattgaagagaaaagaccgacacacgcatagcacctacgctacacgacgcgtacctaatagaGTGTCAggagtaatttgattataattttgcatgtcATGATAGGGCTGTATGCGATTTCTAAACCATGGCAGTGGTTTGCTCAAAAACTagtagcgtttcggtttcacagataagtctcaatgaaagtaaataatgtacctctgaaaaCCTTTGTAGTATATTTCGGGTTTTATTtacacatatttatatttaaaaaatatatattgttttttcgagtgcttagattttattacatactGAATGGTGTCTTCTATTAAACGTAttgatattcattgtaaatttttctttatgttttttttgtgtataataaaagtgtattcactcattcattcatgcattcataCATTccttcattcaatcattcattcattaatgaaacaataaattaaaaagaaataaaaccttGCGGTTAATGCCGTCGGGCCGCAGGAGGAGACGCCGCGCGCGGAGGGCTTCCAGCAGGCGCTGGGCGCGCTGGCGACGGACGGCGAGCTCGAGCCGCTGCGGCGCGGCGTGGCGGCGGCGCGCCGCAGTCTGGAGGCCGTGGCGCGCGCGGTGCACGGCACGCTGGCGGCGCGCGCCGTCATGCTGGCCGGCCCCTTCAACTACTTCATCGTGCAGGAGGTAACCGCCCCGCCAGGGCTGGCCAAAACCAAAACTAAGTAtagaaaacaaacatacagttcCCCGGGTGTCACAACTtaatttgtaacattttaaaacgAGTCACTAACGAAAAATTCATTTACTCCCGAGGATAAAGTATACGATTGTACATTATGCAACAAGTATGGTACTTCGCACTTTAATGTAAACGCAAAAAATACGTATACGTACGTATGTAAAGAAATGAATACGCGTTTATATAgactaaagtttaaaatacgtTCGTGCTTAGATTATTATTCCCGATGGAGTCAAATATGTATTGCTCTACCAAGATATAACAGCCTTTCAGTAGTGAGAATCGTCATTGGTCGTCATAAATGCCTAAGCCGTGGGATATTAGAGACTAATGAtcatgtaatataaatatagcaatATTTTCTAAGTCAGTCTATGACATAGACACactgtttataaagactaatcaAATCGCAGTTTTAGAGTAGAAGGATTCGAGAATGTTCttatttcggttttatttttttttcatgtttgtcAGACACTTCTGATCACCGACGTTTAGAAACCAACTTGGAAATttccttatttattaaattatttaatattatttacaggAATGGATAT
This is a stretch of genomic DNA from Pararge aegeria chromosome 12, ilParAegt1.1, whole genome shotgun sequence. It encodes these proteins:
- the LOC120628180 gene encoding cell division control protein 45 homolog, translated to MFIEDIRNDFYNVLLGNRVLLLVHYDVDAVCACKILQDLFKCDNISYTLVPVGGISELKSAYDENNEEVKYVVLVNCGGTVDLVDILQPEEHVVFFVLDSHKPTDICNVYSDGQVRLVYKDEEENIPNFDDIFRDDEEDENSEESEARHGLEAVVERRRARKAWEERRHTLMFNYTQFSYHGKPSACVALELAARASRCTAAALWAAAVATAAHAALHCRSPARCLLDAEPLHRYVAAAQRNTPDDDAHQGARVVVQKDAWLPLYRWWSLEAAISHAAALAPHLRLHARSGAARLRQLLADMGFPLQQARQAYGAMDVELRRALLPALEAAAPRLRLPAPTRAAFLLRRAHAPALAALDAVYALMGLIENEETPRAEGFQQALGALATDGELEPLRRGVAAARRSLEAVARAVHGTLAARAVMLAGPFNYFIVQEGSPEAAALRGPLWLAEAARWVGAAHAHAPRPLLASAPAPHGRCLLLGLPPRFDQEPRNLFGAAFEQAAAKSGASVSLDFVDSSIISLPTSQRAQFLDALTALLA